The sequence below is a genomic window from Macadamia integrifolia cultivar HAES 741 chromosome 1, SCU_Mint_v3, whole genome shotgun sequence.
AAGCTTAGTTCCATGGAACTTTTATGAATTTCTAATGGAGTACAGTGACTTATACCTTTTGGAGAAATTCTTTTCACACCATAGAAAAGGATACGCCCACCAATCTAGGGTCAATATTACGAATTTGGTTCCTCTCTCCATATTGGGACCTTCCTACTGGACCTCACACCTCCCATGGGTTGTGGGACCCAACATAATTCAGAGTTCGGGACCCACACATGGGTAGTGTGACATCGAGTGCAAAGGTCCCCATATGGGATCTGTATCCTATTGTATGAAGTCAATAATGACCTCTTCATTGTTCCCGATTTGGCAAGGGATTCTTCATTCACCGTGGCGAAGGGAAACTTACTCCTCATTTTTTCTAATATCCGAATTTTTGTGATAGTTTATGCAAAAtgcacttcttttttttcatttttggaatCAGGTTTCCTCTTCCTTGCAAGTAATCATCCCATCTCATCTCACACTGTCCATGGGATGTGGGGATTGGGGCTCTCATTTTTTGGACCAAGTTTTCGGTCAtctatggtgaagagagaattctAACCTTTTGATTGAATCCTACAAGGGTATATAGTCTGGACCTTCCCAACAGGAGTACGAGAAGAGTTAATAATGAGATCATTGTTCTAAGTAGTCCAATCATAACGttaaatcaacataaatgaaaaCACTTTCTCTTCACCCTAATTGACATGACACGAAAAACtttcaaatcaaaatagaaTGTGAAAATTTTTTCGTAAGATTGTGAAGGGTTCATCAATGAACTTTAAGGTCAACATTATTACCATTCAATCACAATGATAGCTATTGTGAAGGAATCCCTCTCCTTCTAAAATTGAAAAAGTGACAAAAGAGAACTTGAGAAAATAATAACCATGTAAGATCTTGATTATTGATGATTTCACtaatcaaaacaaaaacccaTTTTCGAGTAAGTCTATGGAATCTGAGGCTGTTGGTATGCATTCTAGATTAATAATGTATTTCAAGAAATTATACCAAACCAAACGcaacattaattttgatcataGAAGTAAGCTTGACCGGTTAAAGCTTAACACTGGATCCATCGATAAACCCATTTACAACCCTAGCAATAGAAGGAGGGATATCCTCCTAAAAAATGGGCAATTAGCCAATAGGCCTTGGAAAATGATTGATATGAACTAAATAATCTGTTGGCCTGGACTAACATTGTCCACTGCAATCCATGACTTCAATGAatcaatgaagagcactaaacacctttGTGTGAGTGGTcccaaaaagataaaaggaatCAAACTAAGAACCTCATGTTTCatgaggcaaaggtcccttgccaacttggtTACACCCTGGGGGTTAAGATCTTTGGGGTTAAATACTTCTCATGATCCTCTTTTCTAGAAGCTTTACTTTGTAAAACCTCACCATGAATTTGGTGAAGTCTGGAGTAACTCTATGGAATTGTGTTTGTTGGATGGTAAGGGGGGTCACTTAAACATCTGGCAACATCCTTGAATACAACTACTGCAGAGTCTTGAGATTCCAGGTCTTTACCAACCCTTCACCTAATAGGATCCTTTGGATCAACAGAATTTTATCACACTCAAATGgagaatttaattaaaaaaaaaaaaatcaagttgcTATAcattagtgtatatatatatatatatattaattagaaCCCTCAATGGGTTTCTTACATAACttggataaaaataaaaattggatatTGGATCTCTAGATTCCTTATTTTCATATCATTATAACaatattctctctttctatgAGTACACACCACAATCATATACCACATGCAAGGTATGCACCACTCAATCTAGAGATGGAAACTAAGAATGGTGTTCAAGAAGTTCCCTTGCAATCTTTCCATTGCCACCTTTAGGGTAAAAGCCTCCGGGAATGTGCTCATTGCCGGTGCCATAGACGATCCTCAAGATCTCATTGGGAGTTCTTGCGtaagagagagagtcatagttTGCAGACAAGACATTACTGCAAGTACGATTCTCAGCACCCAACTCAGGTGGAACAATGACGCCTTCATCCTTGATTCCACACATACCTAGTCTGTTCCTCAGCTTCGAGATCTTGTCTGTGAACTCCTCCACTGTCACCTTATAGGGTTCCACCACTTCCTTGGCCCTCTCATATAAATAAGTTCTTATCACTGCATCTTGACCTGATTCCACTCCTAGAAGACCCACCAACAGCTGCAATTCTCaacaaattaattaaaatggatCAACCCATCACCCAAATCCTAAACATGGACTCTTTCACAATTAATTAATCACTACTTACTGCCTTTGTTTTGTATCCTTTGATGAATGGATTGGTTCCAACGTAACCGGTAAGTCCCACATAAGGATATACATAAGCAGCTAACATGAAATTGAGGCTGTTACTGTATGGATCGAAGGGAGGGATCAATCGGTATCCGAATGCCTCATCGAATAGCTTGGCAAAGTTATGGGCACTCAGATCCAACAATGGCCTCGGGATCCCACCAACTGTAGATTCAATTGCCCTGATGATAGAAAATACCCAAACAAATTAGCCCGATGTGGAGACTTATAGATACTTAAAACATTTTTTAGCTACATTTTAAGGATGATGAGTTATACCCAAATTcttaacaacaaaaaaaaaaacacctttaCAGAGAGTGTTCACTGACCTGAGGTGGCCGACTTCTTGGAAGGCAAACTCTGTAATAATGGCCCTAGTGAGATTATCAAGGTTGGCTTTCCTGGCACCGATGGGAGATGGGCCGCCCAAGGCCAGCTCCGGGGCGATCTTATCAAGGCCGTATCCCATTGCTCCCCACAAGAAAGACTCTGCTTCGAGGAACTCAATATTGAGGGGGAATTGCATCAGGTCCACATCTTCTGAGTAAATCGGAATCGCATGGGAAGGATGATATGGTCCACATATTGGGTGCCCCTTGGAGTGATCAGAGGTACCATAGCAACAGAAGAGCAAGTTGGCTAAGATAATTAACAGCACTGACAGCTGCAGGTAGTTGCAGAACATAGAAGCCATTGTCATTggaatgaagagagagagagagagaaaaagagaaggagagagactTGTTCCACAGTGGGAGAGAGATTTTCAATTATATTTATAGTGGGAGAGGTAGTGCATGGGTATACGGTTGTCATGCATTCTTGCATCAATCAATTCATCAAaaatgtttatatatatatatatatatatatatacgtgtcggtttcttcatttcttcattatCTTGAGATTTACTTCTCTGAAAAATGGGGAAGGACCCCGTAATAAAACTAATAAAGATATGAAAAACGTTTGAGCCTATCAGATAGGGACATCACATAAGGCAGCTCTTCGGTGTAGGGCAATCTAAAGAACCGTGAGAGTTTGGATAAGCTCAATGCCCACGTGGGAGAAGAGCTATCTTCTTCACACGAGATCTCACCGTTTCAATAGATAATCCCATTATGAACTAGAATAATTATAAAAAGTGTGAATTTCAAATTATCAGTTAGAGCTTGAGTTCCACTTTATTTTAGAAATTATCACAATCAATGCTGATCTATCTTTCCCCATCTTGTGTTACTAATCTctactttctttattttatttttatttttttttagttccgAACTTGACCCTATAAGAGGGACCACCACCCAATAGCATGTTGCCACCTAAACCTGTATTTCTTTTGAGAAAATCTCCTAATTATTCCAAAACAATTAGAAAGCGATTCTTTAACTAGAAAGAATTCTACTCAAGGGATTCCTTTTTCAAAGGGAAGTAGATTACTCAataatttcacatttcatttatgTCGTAATTGAACAAGGAatctaaaaaaaaggaagaataaaatgaatcaatgaaatgaaatcttgGTTGATCTTCAATAGGAACTTGAGTAAGGACTCTTATCTCACTAAAGTTGCACATGATATCAAACCCTATCCTCTCCTAGAATTTGTATTCTAATGTAACTCATCCTATTGGATCTCCTTATAAGATAGAGTTTCCAATCATGTGGATTCTTATCTAGGCTCTATATATATAGACAACTAGGTTGTTATCTTCTCAAGTCAAGTAATACAATATAGTTCTATTACTCAACGCAGATGGATGTTTTCACACGTAACCTTGAGTGGACATCCGCCTAGCAGTTAAGTCATCTTTGATTAGGTTAaaacaaggttttaaaactccaGATCAATCTCAGGAGACATCTAAACTTCTTTGAGGTGGATACCTACCTGGGCAGTTAAGTCATCTGTGATTAGGTTAaaacaaggttttaaaactccgATCATTCTCAACTATTTGAATCAAATCggtataaaaaaattgatattttaacTATAGCCTCATACTTTATCAGTGGATTATTTTTGacagatcaaaatcaatctcaacCGTTACCAATTCTATTTGTAGAACTATGAGTTGAAGGGTAGCTAGCTCTtggttttcagggttttggaTTAGGTTGAAGTGTTATTGATATCAGCTATTTGTAGAACTATGAGTTGAAGGGTAGCTAGCTCTTGGTTTTCAGGTTTTTGGATTAGGTTGAAGTGTTAGTTGAGTTGATATTAGCTAAACTTTGCCCAAATGATCAACTAATCTCTCTTGCAGGGAGGAAAGGAAGTCTATGATTTAACATGTGATGGTGATGGAGACGGAATAACTGATTATACACATCTTTTAAGGTATACTGCAATGAAGCCGCAAGGGTTaccttttgttttgaatttcttttagactgtgtttggtagtaagagaagaaaataaaataaaagaaaaaaatacaatttttgtacttacGCTTTGCAACTTGTAGGTATCTAGCTAGGGAAGCATGTAACAGTAAACTCTATAACTctatgggtaatttacagcgccaccccctgaagaatgccaatattagagggacatctcctctctttcaccaaattagactcggaccccttgccgtcagtcatcgttacaaaatatataaaaaatgctgacatcagcaattcaaatttttcttaaataccattttacccttaaaatagggaaataccaaaattgtCCTTAATGGTTGTATTCtcaaaatcgattgaagatccctTCTGCCACCGCCGCCTCTGCTCCATGTCCGCCGCTTAATCCAAAAACTCATGAGGACTCTCGTTCCTCCTCACCACCTCGTTTTAAACCCTGAAATTAACTCTGCATCTCTTCACCATCTCTTCAGACATAGAGAAGTAAGCCGCAGGGCAAATGTCTGAAAGGATTCTTTCCTGGTAACGGAAGAACGAGGCCGATCtgtgaaaaccctaatctcTGAATTATTCTCTTCTGTAGGAAATTGGAATATCAAATTCAGAGGTGACAGATCTCTTCCCACTTGATTGAACAAGATGGTGTTAGCAGAGCTCGGGGGGAGCATATCCCGTGCTCTCCAGCAGATGAGCAATGCCACAATCAACGACAAGAAGTTACTCAACGAATGTCTCAATGAGATACTGtatttgattttctgacctgaaAGTGCTCCATATAATCTAACAGTACTCATTGCCCACACATTTGCTGACTAGAATCATATTTTTCTGTAGAATTTCGTCCACACCAACCCTTCGGAAgcaaaagaaacccaaaaacatcAAATGGAAGCCTACCCATTTGTCAAGAAGACTTTCATCCTAACTAAACCCTTAGGACGAAACATCTGGTAATTGATTTGCATATCTGGAGATGCTTCATACAACAGTTatgataagaaatttgaaatttgttgtAAATTATGGTGAATCAGGATTTATGAGTTAACCAATATATTTCCAAAGATTGTTGATTTGATGGTAATTAGGTGGGAAAACTATACCAATAACCCTGGATTTTGTGACTGCAGACTTGGGTTCTTAAACATGTAGATTACAGTTTCCCAATGGAATTGATGAGATTAGGCAGCGAAGGAGCGGCCGCACCTTAACGAAGGACCCCGGTGCCCTCTCTTCCAAACAGCTTCTCCATGATGAAAGCGAAGAAGGTCATCACCAAGATCAGACCACGGACGCCACCTATTGCGAGATCCGAAAAAGCGTGTCCTTCTCCATCGTCGCCGCCGCCGCAGCCGCCTCTGCTCCAGATCCGCCGCCGACAGATCCGGCTCATCGAGAATTTTACAACGGTTCAGGCACCGACAATAACGACGCAATAAggctttccttttctctttttttaaatcttctttTTGGTCAGTGGTTCAGGTCCGGCaataaggttttattttttgttttttaaatcctctcttcttcttctctagctcttctttttcttcaggtCAGCTGGACAGTAGCAGCTATGAGCCGTGTTCTTTTTTTAGGAAGCTTGAAGATTTTGGAGCCCGAGGCTTCAGAAGAATCACAATAGGGTAGGGAAGAGAGGAGTCCCGCCGCCGCCTCCTCTGCTCCATATCCGCCACCGACAGATCCGATCTCATTGATCCAAATACCGGCGATGGAGATCCGACGGAGAAGATAATCGAAGGTTgcgttttttctcctttttttccttcaatctgtTCGGAATCTGCAGTCTGTGGTGGTCTTGGTTGAAAATCCGGCAAATTATGGTTGAAATCTGTGGTTCTCTGTATTTTGAAAGCTTCACTGTAATGaaaaaatatgagtttttcaatagcaagggtataatggtcattttaagtcgacacttaacagtgactgacggtaaggggtccgagtctaatttggtgaaagagagggggtgtccctctaatattggcattcttcagggggtggcgctgtaaattaccctaactCTATCCTATTCTTTGCCGTCTATGTATAACCTGTAGGATATGCAAATTTGGATTGGAAAATGATATATCAGAAGTTGAGTTCCATGCAACTTCTATGAATTTCTCATggagtaggtttttttttttttttagttggcttggaggggacaccCCAGTGTTATGGAAGCGGTATCATAGTGACCCCAAGGTCTAGTCGGGTCAAAGATCTGAACACCttggatattaaaaaaaaaatgacattattTTTCAGGAAAAGTTTTTTCCACCATATAGTAGGATTCACCCACTCATCTAGGGTCACCATTACAAATTTGGTTCCTCTCTCCATATAGGGACCTTCCTAGTGGGGGTCTCACACGATTCATGGTAAGGGTGTCAACCTGTACcgaaaattgaaaatcaaaaccgatactATACCGAATTACCCATACTTAATCATATCGAATTAATTCGGTACAATATCGGTATGAGGCTCCTATATCGGGATACTATTTGGTATAGGTATGGGACATGACTTTAAAAACACACCATACTGTGTCGATTTCGTACCAAATACCCATACCGAATACTAAACCAGATAAATTTGGTATGGTATCAATATGAGGTTACTGTACTAATCACTATTTGGTATGGTATTGTTATGGCGTATATATGGCTTGTACCATACCAAAGATTGATACCATAttgaattgacacccttagtccaTTGGTGTGGGACCCACCATAATTTAGAGTCCAGGACCCACACATATGGATGGTGTGAAATCCAGTGCAATGGTCCTCATATGAGGATTCTAGCTCAATTATTTTTATCACTTACTGTATGAAGTCAATAATATCCTCATCATTGTTTCTGATTTGGCAAGGCATTCTCCATTCACTATGGGAGAAGGGAAACTTACCCTCCCCCTGTTTCTTctaatatttgaatttttatgatAGTTTATGcaagttgaattttttttccatttttggaatcaagttccTCTCCCTTGCGAGTAACCACCCCCATGCTCTCACATTGTCCACGGGCTCTCATTTTTGGACCAAGATTTCTTTCATatatggtgaagagagaattctAACCTTTTGATTGAACCCTATAAGGTTATATAGTTTGgaccttcccaacaagggtagGGGAAGA
It includes:
- the LOC122076121 gene encoding desiccation-related protein PCC13-62-like — its product is MTMASMFCNYLQLSVLLIILANLLFCCYGTSDHSKGHPICGPYHPSHAIPIYSEDVDLMQFPLNIEFLEAESFLWGAMGYGLDKIAPELALGGPSPIGARKANLDNLTRAIITEFAFQEVGHLRAIESTVGGIPRPLLDLSAHNFAKLFDEAFGYRLIPPFDPYSNSLNFMLAAYVYPYVGLTGYVGTNPFIKGYKTKALLVGLLGVESGQDAVIRTYLYERAKEVVEPYKVTVEEFTDKISKLRNRLGMCGIKDEGVIVPPELGAENRTCSNVLSANYDSLSYARTPNEILRIVYGTGNEHIPGGFYPKGGNGKIARELLEHHS